ccAAGTTTTAGTGGGTTATATTCcagtaaaggaagaaaggtaaccaagaggatttggacacgtgtccaacttttattgggttgtattctagtattaaaggaagaaaggtaaccaagaggatttggagAAGTGTCCGACTTTTGTTGGGTTATATTCcagtaaaggaagaaaggtaaccaagaagatttggacaagtgtccaacttttattgggttgtattctagtaaaggaagaaaggtaaccaagaggatttggacaagtgTCCGAATTTTGTTGGGTTGTATTCcagtaaaggaagaaaggtaaccaagaaGATTTGGACAAGTGTCCAACTTTTAGTGGGTTGTATTCTAGTAAAGGAAGAATGGTAACCAAGAAGATTTAGACAGGTGTCCAACTTTTATTGGGTTGTATTCCAGTAAAGGAAGAAGAagtaaccaagaggatttggagAAGTGTCCGACTTTTGTTGGGTTGTATTCCAGTAAAGGAAGAAAGATAGCCAGgaggatttggacaggtgtccGATTCTTTTTGAGTTGTATGCCAGTTAAGGAAGAAAGGTGGCCAAGAACATTTGTACAGGTGCCCAATTATTGTTGGGTTGTATGCCAATTGGAGAAGAAAGGTAGCCAGGAGGATTTGTACAGGTTTCTTATTTCTATTGGGTTGTATTCCATTGAAGGAAGATaggtaaccaagaggatttggacaggtgtccGATTTTCATTGGGTCGTATTCCAGTTAAGAAAGAAAGATAGCCAGgaggatttggacaggtgtccAATATTTATTAGGTTGCATTCAATTTAAGGAAAATAAGTAATCAAGAAGATTTGGACAGGTGGGTTGTATTTACATTGATAGGATACAGGTAACCAAGAGAAGCTGGACAGGAGTAGAATACCTGTTGGCTACTtgtttgtatcaaatatgaatGGGACTTTATCATAAGACTTGCTTAGTTTTCTTGTAATGAATAACATGCTTTTCAGTAGGAAGCACTTTAAGGTAAATTGTAGaaggaaataatatttttttatcttagcaAAACAACTTCACAAAAAAATAGTTTACCTCACACAAAACATTTGCAGTTTTGTCACAATATACCTACACACAATAAAACAAGCATTAATTTggaatgaataaagaaaaattaaaaataaattcaataaatgtggacacttaaatatatttacccaaTTAGATTAAAACAGTTACAACCCAAAAACTACACTCTCGTATGTACGGTTTTTTCATATCCAATAAGCAATATCCAACAGAACTTGGACTTGACGAACCCAATAAATAGCCTAAtgtgtgtccgtccgtccgtctgtccgtccgtctgtctgtgcaatcgtgtccggtccatatctttcttatggagaggcattggaagttcttacttcacacaaagattgcttatgacctaagggtgtgtcatgaccttgacccaaggtcattcggacAAGGTCAAGGCCACTGGCatgaaaagtgcaaaattcgtgtccggtccatatctttcttatggagagttattggaagttcttacttcacacaaagattgcttatgacctaagggtgtgtcatgaccttaacccaaggtcaattgggaaaggtcaaggtcactggcagaaaaagtgcaacattcgtgtccagtccatatctttcttatggagaatttttaaaatttcttacttcacacaaagattgatTATGACCTAATAGTGTGTCAtgatcttgacccaaggtcatttgggcaaggtcaaggtcactggcagaaaaagtgcaaatttcgtgtccggtccatatctttcttatggtgaattattggaagttcttacttcaaacaaagattgattatgacctaaggatgtgtcatgaccttgacccaaggtcaaaaggtcaaggtcactggcagaaaaagtgcaaaatttgtgtccggtccatatatTTCTTATGGAGAACCATTGGAAGATCCtaattcacacaaagattgatTATGACCCatgggtgtgtcatgaccttaatccaaggtcatttgggcaaggtcaaggtcgttgggaaaaatagtataaaattcgtgtccggtcaatatctttcttatggagaattatTGGACGTTgtaacttcacacaaatattgcttaggacctaaaggtgtgtcatgaccttgacccaaggtcaggttggcaaggtcaaggtcactggcagaaaggtgaaaaattcgtgtccggtcattatatttcttatggagaagcattaaatgttcttacttcacacaaatattgcttataaccaacagttttaaaaaaatagagcagttgttatttaaggaaaatggacggtgaaatagattcatccaatattttctataattggaaaaatacacgcattatgatttttatcttagcggggggtatcgattgtgagcttgctcacagtacctctagtttttttCTATATCATAAGTCTTTATAGATTCACTTTTTTCTCACATTTGAAAAGATGAGGTCTGCACTTTTATTCAATTGTTTATTAATCACTGATCATcatagattttaaatggtatatatcttttatcttaattatcaaatgcaataaaatacaCCAATGTCTTGTTGAAAAATGTGATAATAAAGAGAGgtttaatttttgcaatgtgcttttatttattttctttaaggtacctcactacatcaagacttatactttttatgacatgtcacaagatggcgatttaaaagttttgtgaaattgtttgtatcaatcaatTTGGTAAAATACCATCATAGCTCAGTAGTtaaaagtatcaggcttgtgaaccagTGATCCAAAGTTCAAACCCATCTGAGGCTTTGGTTCGTAATTACTGAATTAACAGAAAATCATTTCCCACTAAAATTGCTTATTTCTCGCCTATTTTACTTTCatgttatttttcaatattgagtcattttctgctgatttgagaaactactTGTATTATATGATGTAGTGAACCACCTTAATGAGGCGTAATGGCCAACAAATACCCACCAGATTTATGGGCAGCagaaagggcaaaaaatacattgcaaagaagactgttggttttgatattattttgaattgttggttttgcatttatggtcattgatgatattattttgcattgttgaattaaaattactattgattttgaaaaaaatgtattttttgctcTTTCGGCTTCCCACACAGATAGACTAGTATGGTCAAATGGACCAAGATAAGAAATTACATAAAATTGAAAAGCAATAAATCTTATTTACCACTTAGTATTTTGTCATGACATGGATTTGTCATCCTGTCCAGAGAAACTGTACTATATAGAAATTGGTAGAGATTACTGACagacaatattttgttcaatatgcttaacaaatttttcacatttggTATTTGGTGCAACTTTTGACAATTTCATTCAAACTTTGCACACAGTATCCTTAGATATAGGGGAATcagaattatattaaaaaaaatcaagacacaaaattattgtaaatgtacagtggtacattcattttatttactatCTAAACAATTTAAACATCTAAACCACAGgtagtaaaacaaaaatgatcttAGCTCATGACATATTGCAAATCTCTctaaaatttatcaaacaatGTTGTCAGAGtcaattattaattattgaCAGTGATCTTGGCACTATTAATGACATGTGACACAACAGACTGTATTCTTGTATAGAATCCCTCGGTATCTGTCATACATCTATCACTTAATTTCTAAAACATGCGTATTCAAGAGTATCTTCTATGAATTGCTATATTAGCGTTTGAAGGGTTCAGGACGGTTCAAACTGTCTCTCTGAGCACAGACTGCCCTCCTCTAAACACTGTCGCAGCCAATCCTCATTCACAATGTGGAACTTCCTACTTCTTTTTCTTCTCTCTTGTTTTAACTCTTGTACTCTGCTCAAATCTCTGTAGCGAAAAAAGGACATTGTGTATGTTCAAGACATCATgcattactggtacatgtataaactaatTCAGAAGAGAGTTGAACATTATCAGTTACATATGTATGATGGATgctgtatttttatcaaatgagaGGGAAACCTGATAGAAATGTTTCCATGATGCATTTTGTGCTTTTGGAGGACATCCTAAGAAGTTATTTCTGGGAGTGGTGAGGGAAGGGGGTATGATAATACagaatgcttttaaaatttgggTTAAATTTAGGTTCTGACCTTTTGTCAACCATAACATGGGAGACTTTTTTGTCCAGAGAGTCGGAGACTGTTCCGCCAAAAAACCTCAGCTCCAAGGTCAGGAATTCCAAAGACGAGTCTTTGATTTGTGTTGAGGGATCACCTATTACAAGCTTGTTGTCCAAGTAAAATCTAAAATTGGAAACAACAAACATACTCAGGTACAGTTACTATGGTGATTATATAAAATGGTacttattaaaagaatttttttaaaagtcttctaaagtatttgattttgattatctagtcattttttgaaaacatttcaaattattaCCTGCATGTTCTGAACAATCCATATGGAGAATCATCAGGGAAATATTTCTCTTCCAATTCAGCCATTTCATCTGTTGAAATGGATATTTCACTCTACAATGGAAACAatacaatgtttacaaaataatacagTAATATTAACTCACCACGATAGTATAAATACAAGTACTTGTACATTAGCGATAAAAAAGACCCCATACAGGTAACTATATTCCTCTTTTCTAAATCAATATCCAATTGATGAATTAAAACCTACATTATCCATGTGTTGAAAGGTGTACTTGAGTTGATCTGGAGTAGTATCCTGCATATAACTATCTCCAAACTCGTCATAATCCTTCTTCAGAGCCATCTGTGTCTTTGCTGAGGTGTGGATCATATCAGCAGGTGCCCTGTGTACAAACATTAAATGTGCTGTGTAAGGAACAATTTTTGCCGGGATTTAATTTGAGATGGAGTAGAGAATCACAGTTGCTAAATTCGaagacaaaatgtacatgtatttcagacaATTGATAATTTTGCATCAAAGgcaaaaaatatacttttacatgactgtattaaaaaatttattaaagatttattttctcATACCATGGAATGAATGTCTGTGCATCCAAGCATCTCTTGAACCAGTCAAcctttacaatatcatacaggTCACGCTTCATCAGGTTTGTAACCCTCATGACAACCTTGTCAGCCAGCACACAAAATGTGGTAGATcctatcaatacatgtatatgtatctaGGTATAAATGTTATGAACCAAATGAATGCATTTTGGCCAACTGGCAattgaatggaaaaaaaaatccatatttatGATTCATCTCCTTCCACAGTACTGGTACGATAAGATAAAAATGGCTGatctaaaatttgaaaagaaattgtctGTAGGAGTAAATTTATACCTGGGTTTTGAACAACAGAACCTCCATACTCTGCCACTTTTTTCTCAATTGCTGCTTTACTTAAAGAAGAGGGACCATTGATCACACAGAACTCTTTTCCTTCAAAGATCTTGGATGTctaaataaagaattgaatatgCAAGTGAATACTTTTTACCATCTGATATGTATAGTAAACATAAAGTACCTATCCTCTAGCCTTATTTACTGCAGATTCCTTATTTCACACAAGAACTTAGTTCCGCAATTCCGCAATTTTCTACCAATTGCGAGAACATAGACTCGCGAATCCCGAAGTTTGATCTTACTTtcgtacatgtagtttacacgtccgaaaaataaaagcgagattttaaaatttgcaaagtGTACTTCTTATATATTAATTCCTTTGCGTTtaaataggaatctacagtaatgcTAGTATATCGGGTTGTGTCCTATCAAATGTTTGTAAGTTATCAAATGCATACCTGAGTAACGTCAGACAAATCTGCTGCCTGGAACTGAGCACCCAGAGTGGGTCGGATGACATGGGTCACAACTTTCCGTTTTTTCTTGGTTGGTTCCTCTTCCTCCCTCAGCTCCACTTTGCCTCCAGCAAGTTTACCCCCAGCTCTCTATGATAGAAATAACTGaagtatagtacatgtacatgtatgtggtgtCAAGAAAAAAAGTACAAGTAatacacagtacatgtacatgtactggttaGGTGTTGTCACAATGATCTGTTTAGCAAATCAAGTACCGGTACTCAACAACTCCCACAAAAATTCCTTATCCCTGTAACGCAAAAATTTGGCGAGTGTCTGCTCTGCTCAACAGGGTTCTGATATCAAGTTACTTACATCCTTCATTTCTTGGACCTCGGGTACTGTCATACACTCGTACCACGCCTTGTCATCACGGAATTTCTCCACACGGGGAAATCTCAGAGTGAAGCCTGTTTTAAATCTCTCACTGTCTATGACTTCTGCTGCCTTGATCtattaaagattaaaacaaTTTGGTGGATGATTACAGTTAGGTATTGAATGCATATATCTATATTGATTGTAAACTTTATGTGTATGATATATATTAGCAATGTCATTCAAAATCATaatgtacatttgtttttagAGATAAAAAGTTTAGTGTTCTATCTACAAGGTAATTTTGCACTACCTGAACTATACATGAGTTTTTTGGTTCAATGTATGCGTCTGGTTTCTCTTTAAATCCGGAAGCCAGTATAATAGAAGAGGGTGGATTTTTCTTGTTAAAGACCTTCCAGTGCTCAGCAAGTTTCTTGTTGAACTCTGCAAGTTCTTTTTTAGAATACCCTGATccaacctaaaaaaaaataatgaaactgTTGACGATAATACTGGTATTAATTTGCATACTGACACTATCAAATCTCAAACAAGATACGTAActtacaaagaaaaataatttcttttgaagtgataaattctttcaaaactacagaataataataaaaaaagctGTGGTACCTTGCAGAAAGAATGGAAGACAGTTGGATGGCTCCCATCTTCCTCCGGAACTGCCAATGCACAAAGAAAGTGGGACATCATCCCACTTCGGTGCCCCACCCCAAAGAAACCCCCCACGACCAGGACGTCTAGTTCATCCATCAGTCCTCCTACATACTCCGGTTTGATTTTGAACCAGCCCCCCTTCCTGGTGTTAGGTCGGTACACAGAGTCTGGTTTTTTGACCATGATCCCCTCCTCCCTGCCATCAATCGCCTCGTTCAGAGCCTCTGCACAGTCTTGActggaaaataaaatgtttgttccaaaaaatttgattttcagcaaatacaattataatgtacatgtactaagatATTTTAAGGAATGCTGCATCACTAATGGGCAGgtaaatttgttaaatatatgtatattacaaAAGCATATGTTGTTTATCTACCGGTAAATGAAATACTTCCACATTCATAAAGACTTGTTTTGTAGGTACATGTTTAAGGTTCCTTCAAGTTTCAAGTACGGTAATGGTTTACAATAATACAAAGATGTTTGAAAACTTATCTCATCTTTGACGAtggatatattttgtaaaactaATAATTCCATGTTAACAAGAACATAGACTTAATAGAAAGCTGGAGGACTTACTTTGTGTTGGCTTCTGTGTGTTTACTCAGAAAGAGCCTCCCCTCTTCCTCTGTGAACACAGTCTTCAGTAACTCCAGGCGTTCCTTCAGTGGTTGGTTCGTAAGGACACGCCCATTGAGCATTATCAGGTCAAAAGCATAATAACATGGCTGATATCCCTCCTCTCTCTGGTGCTTTATATCTGTGTTCATGGCCTTAGTGgctaaaaatatacatgttatttGATCATGTATCAAAACCCAATGAATTTGCTCAACACAACTTTATGACTTGAGACATTTCTTTAACCTATCTGTAAAAGAATGAATTTCAAGAGCAAATTACAAATGCTGAATTGGAAAATAATTAGATTACATGGTAACATGTacattgaatgaaatataaatatgctcaaatcaatcaaaaaaattcacagtagtgtttgaaaaattaccaaatgtttttgttgctgcatcatatcctatcatttctCCATCCAATATGCAGGATTTCACAGATGATTGAAAGCATTCATGGATGAATGGTGTCATGTTTCCGTCGTACCGATTGGACCCAAAGGTGCTTGTGTATTCATTACCACTGAAAATGACAATTAAAAAGCTAATCAGTTGTGAAAACGACTAAAGAGGCTAGCATGAGCATATATTAACTGTATATGAGTCAAGGTCTTTTTCTAACAGGAATTAGAAGGTATACTGATTGTACAGTGTTTTTTTTCactaatgaataaaaaatcaaaaacgcTGTCACATTTACTTATGTAATGAAAATGATTATTTGTTACCTCCTGGAGAAATATTTGTATTCTCCCTCCTGTTTGTGTAGAAGAATTCTCTCTCCATCAAATTTGGTTTCTATGATGTATGGCTTGCCATCCATTAGTTTTTCAACCTGTTTGATGGAAAGGGGgatgaataaatatatgaatacaatgtacatgtctaaattgttaaaaccatGATATGAATCAGCAAAGCTCTAAATTTGCTTTATATTATATAGCAAAGATCTGCAGGTCACAATACAAGATTGCTCTTACCTGATCTGGTGCTGCTCTCTCCCCAAGCATTGGAGTGAAAGGAGAAAATATCTCTATTCCAATCTCATGCACTCTTACACTTTTGTCCCTCAACATTCGACAAACCttcatgaaaaacaaatacCCCTTAAAGCATTAATATcagcatatatatttttctctttaataTAGCCATGTCTCCATTgctaagatacatgtaattcatagatgtttaataaaataaaaaattttaacattcagtgtatacatttataaaaatgataatatgatTATGGAACCTTTTCCAGATTGTTGTTGACATTGTAGAATTCCTCAGCATCAGGGTGATACACACTGAACACAGACGTCTGACTCAGTCCAACTTTTAGTTCCTTCACTATCATCCGGATCAGCCACTTCAGTTCAATAGCAGACATATTGGTCAGAAGCTTTAGGATGTTCTTACGGACAAGGTCTTTTTTCTTCGCTGCATTATTTGTGGCAATGCCATCTAAGCAGTTGTTGACTTCCTGTATCGTCAGTGTCCCTTTTTCAGGGCAGCGATTTTTTAGCACAAAGTAAGCCACAGCTGCAAAGTCTCCAGcatcctttaaaaattaatacattttacagatattctacagaaataaaaaaaattaaggctaaaaaaaaaaaacaaaaaaaatgtcctcatactacatacatatatgtacatgtacatgtaaagctaTGAAATGTAAACTAAAAAGATTGGAAGGTAAGATTGCATTTGAAATTCCAATGGACTAGCTTTTATAAAATgctttgaattgaaaaaaagaaaagaaaaatgaataccCCTTTGGCAGCTTTGGGTGCTTTGAAGTTCAGTAGTCTGTTAGAATCTGCACTGTCCTTTCCCAGACACAGGACTTCAATCAAGAGTTTAGCCAACATATGCTGTAAATTGTACAGAATGGTAATCAATGTGGTAAGAGTCAAAAcacaaattcataaaatgtacttGCTTGTCTCATCCAACAACCTTACATCAAGTAATTTGGGTGTGGTGTTAATTAACATCAGCTTTATGATGGATTAAACAATTCACTAAGAATAAATCACCAACATTTCAAACAGATTTAAAAGTGAAACTGAAAATGCAAACGGTAacaggtaatacatgtatttacaattaCAGAGAAAATCAGAAGCCTGTTCAGCACTTTAAAACACTTGTGTCCTAGGGAGACAGAACTCTGGCAAGCTTTTATAATTAAGCGCCCCCTCTGCTATATATACCTCTTTTATTCCATAAGCTGCTCTTTGCTTTTCAAGTTGTGGCACCAAGAGTCGCATAGCTGCATAAAATGAGTCCGtctgtaaacaaacaaacacaacaTTTTAAGACAAAGCTAACCGACTACATTGtctaatttaaaatgataaatcagGGCCTTATCTGCTTATGGATATCAAGTAAATTAGTTTCTGGAATATAAAATACAAGTCCTTCACGACTTACGGTATCTGGATTATCTTTATGCAACTCCTGATGAAATTCACGCCATTTCTCCACAAATGTCCCCAGCACAGCCTTCTTTTTCTCATTGCCATGGGTTTTAGAGATCTTTTCCAACAATCCACACAGTTCGGCAAAAGACACCTGAGACGCAACCGTCAGTTCTGGTTTGGTGTCCACATCTTCTTCGTCCATATTTCTTTCAGAAATAAGGAATGTCAAATATATTGGTCTTTCAATCAGACTCACTCACTCAGTCTTCCTTGACCCTCACCCTGGTTTTACTTTGGTTTGTACACAAACAGTAATATTACCTCCAAACATTGAAGATCTCACTAAAATAGACTGGCAATGCATTGTCTGCTGGGAATTGCCAGtctatagccccccccccccccccaaaaaaaaaagtaaaaataaaagtaggaaagaatttaagaaaatataggTACACGATCAATATCTTCATTGAATGTTATCATTCATTAGACTAAGCCTTGCAAGCTTTTGTACATGATCATGCATTAATCAGTTAATCAGTCCAATATTAAGTTGAACTGTTCTGAAGACggcaaaataaattaataatttaagcTGTCCTTGCAAACTGACAGTCTGGATAGCACCTTTGAGAGGTCATTCATCGGAAGATCGTGTACCATAATGAgatattgatatcaaaaaattcgaattcttgatataaaaaatttagtCCTCGATATCACAAGTCTTTCAGTGATATCCAAATATAATTAATGATATTAAAGCAGAATGACTTTCATCAAAACCGAACAATAATCAAATCAtatctgatataaaaaaaaaaaaccataaaccTTTTTTGATACGAAGAATTAATTCTGATGGGGTgtcatttagatattttaagatattttctaATATCAGaacttaaacttttttttaatcaaaaaatgtttcatgaTATCATAAAAGAATAGTTTAATATAAGAAATTCCAAATCttcttgtcattttttaataccAAAAATTTATTAGAATTCCGAATTGAAAGTCGGAGGGGGGCTACACTAATCATcggaaatcttgacaagcaaaatagcccctaaatcatgaaattcctaaaccgatccggggggggggggtccaaggcatatttgcgataattttactatgtgaatttaataaattttcattttcaaagggggggggaggggtcgGGACCCCAGACCATCCCTCTAAATCCGCGCATTGATATGCCGCAAACAAACAGATGCAACAAACAGATCTACTCGTGGGAGTTATTTAaactttggtgattcattcgagttatgaaggtagtgatcattgcagaaaaaatacataacccgcattagcggattatgtaatttttttctgcaatgatcactaccttcataactcgaatgaaacatcaaagaaagcattttattgtttatattaacatctttctttaagctaatcgataaattgattaggaaaaGTAAGTACTAGTATATTAAATTATGGCTGTGAGATATGGGGCATGCATGCTGCAAATGATATAGAAAAAGTGCATttagaatatattaaatttgtgttaAGTGTGAAGAAGAATACAAACACTGCACttgtatattttgaaactgGGAGGCTACATATGAAAACTATACgaatgtttagaatattcaaattttggttcaaATTGTTACAAAGTCAGAATTGTATTTTGCAGTCCTGTTACAAAATGCTGTATAATGAGTGTGAATCGTCTTTGGCACCTGCTGAAAATTGGGTTACTGTAATTAAgaataaactttttgaaataggTCTAGGACATATATGGTATGAACAGGAGTATATACATTGTGAAACCTATCTTCCTTTAATTAAGCAAAGAATCATTGATCACTTTACTCAACAACTTGTAGAACAGATTAATTCCTCATCtcgatgttatttttacaagcatATTATTGACCAGTTTtcgttacaatattatttaacaaaatcaataccttctacatataagaaacaaattacAAGAATTAGATTGTCATCTCATAGACTTGCAATTGAAAGTGGACGACACACTAATGTACCAAAGGAAAGACgcttatgtaaattttgttcagatattgaggatgaattccattttgttttgaaatgtcagCAGTATAGAGAAATCcgagtaaaatatattaagaaatattattggaaaaaaccttctgtatacaaatttatacaattattaagtgttcaaaattttaaagaactgtgtaatttgGGGAAGTATCTCCATCTAGCTTTCAA
This portion of the Magallana gigas chromosome 7, xbMagGiga1.1, whole genome shotgun sequence genome encodes:
- the LOC105336061 gene encoding DNA ligase 4 is translated as MDEEDVDTKPELTVASQVSFAELCGLLEKISKTHGNEKKKAVLGTFVEKWREFHQELHKDNPDTTDSFYAAMRLLVPQLEKQRAAYGIKEHMLAKLLIEVLCLGKDSADSNRLLNFKAPKAAKGDAGDFAAVAYFVLKNRCPEKGTLTIQEVNNCLDGIATNNAAKKKDLVRKNILKLLTNMSAIELKWLIRMIVKELKVGLSQTSVFSVYHPDAEEFYNVNNNLEKVCRMLRDKSVRVHEIGIEIFSPFTPMLGERAAPDQVEKLMDGKPYIIETKFDGERILLHKQEGEYKYFSRSGNEYTSTFGSNRYDGNMTPFIHECFQSSVKSCILDGEMIGYDAATKTFATKAMNTDIKHQREEGYQPCYYAFDLIMLNGRVLTNQPLKERLELLKTVFTEEEGRLFLSKHTEANTNQDCAEALNEAIDGREEGIMVKKPDSVYRPNTRKGGWFKIKPEYVGGLMDELDVLVVGGFFGVGHRSGMMSHFLCALAVPEEDGSHPTVFHSFCKVGSGYSKKELAEFNKKLAEHWKVFNKKNPPSSIILASGFKEKPDAYIEPKNSCIVQIKAAEVIDSERFKTGFTLRFPRVEKFRDDKAWYECMTVPEVQEMKDRAGGKLAGGKVELREEEEPTKKKRKVVTHVIRPTLGAQFQAADLSDVTQTSKIFEGKEFCVINGPSSLSKAAIEKKVAEYGGSVVQNPGSTTFCVLADKVVMRVTNLMKRDLYDIVKVDWFKRCLDAQTFIPWAPADMIHTSAKTQMALKKDYDEFGDSYMQDTTPDQLKYTFQHMDNSEISISTDEMAELEEKYFPDDSPYGLFRTCRFYLDNKLVIGDPSTQIKDSSLEFLTLELRFFGGTVSDSLDKKVSHVMVDKRDLSRVQELKQERRKRSRKFHIVNEDWLRQCLEEGSLCSERQFEPS